The proteins below are encoded in one region of Homo sapiens chromosome 2, GRCh38.p14 Primary Assembly:
- the SULT1C3 gene encoding sulfotransferase 1C3 isoform 2 (isoform 2 is encoded by transcript variant 2): MAKIEKNAPTMEKKPELFNIMEVDGVPTLILSKEWWEKVCNFQAKPDDLILATYPKSGTTWMHEILDMILNDGDVEKCKRAQTLDRHAFLELKFPHKEKPDLEFVLEMSSPQLIKTHLPSHLIPPSIWKENCKIVYVARNPKDCLVSYYHFHRMASFMPDPQNLEEFYEKFMSGKVVGGSWFDHVKGWWAAKDMHRILYLFYEDIKKDPKREIEKILKFLEKDISEEILNKIIYHTSFDVMKQNPMTNYTTLPTSIMDHSISPFMRKGMPGDWKNYFTVAQNEEFDKDYQKKMAGSTLTFRTEI; encoded by the exons ATGGCGAAGATTGAGAAAAACGCTCCCACGATGGAAAAAAAGCCAGAACTGTTTAACATCATGGAAGTAGATGGAGTCCCTACGTTGATATTATCAAAAGAATGGTGGGAAAAAGTATGTAATTTCCAAGCCAAGCCTGATGATCTTATTCTGGCAACTTACCCAAAGTCAG gtACAACATGGATGCATGAAATTTTAGACATGATTCTAAATGATGGTGATGTGGAGAAATGCAAAAGAGCCCAGACTCTAGATAGACACGCTTTCCTTGAACTGAAATTTCCCCATAAAGAAAAACCAG ATTTGGAGTTCGTTCTTGAAATGTCCTCACCACAACTGATAAAAACACATCTCCCTTCACATCTGATTCCACCATCTATCTGGAAAGAAAACTGCAAG ATTGTCTATGTGGCCAGAAATCCCAAGGATTGCCTGGTGTCCTACTACCACTTTCACAGGATGGCTTCCTTTATGCCTGATCCTCAGAACTTAGAGGAATTTTATGAGAAATTCATGTCCGGAAAAG TTGTTGGCGGGTCCTGGTTTGACCATGTGAAAGGATGGTGGGCTGCAAAAGACATGCACCGGATCCTCTACCTCTTCTACGAGGATATTAAAAAA GACCCAAAGCGGGAAATTGAGAAGATACTGAAGTTCCTGGAAAAAGACATATCAGAGGAAATTCTGAATAAAATCATCTATCACACCTCCTTTGATGTAATGAAGCAAAACCCAATGACCAACTATACCACTTTGCCCACCAGCATTATGGACCACTCCATCTCCCCTTTTATGAGGAAAG GGATGCCTGGAGACTGGAAGAACTATTTTACTGTGGCCCAAAATGAAGAATTTGACAAGGACTACCAGAAGAAGATGGCAGGAAGCACCCTAACCTTCCGCACAGAGATCTGA
- the SULT1C3 gene encoding sulfotransferase 1C3 isoform 1 (isoform 1 is encoded by transcript variant 1, coding) — protein MAKIEKNAPTMEKKPELFNIMEVDGVPTLILSKEWWEKVCNFQAKPDDLILATYPKSGTTWMHEILDMILNDGDVEKCKRAQTLDRHAFLELKFPHKEKPDLEFVLEMSSPQLIKTHLPSHLIPPSIWKENCKIVYVARNPKDCLVSYYHFHRMASFMPDPQNLEEFYEKFMSGKVVGGSWFDHVKGWWAAKDMHRILYLFYEDIKKNPKHEIHKVLEFLEKTWSGDVINKIVHHTSFDVMKDNPMANHTAVPAHIFNHSISKFMRKGMPGDWKNHFTVALNENFDKHYEKKMAGSTLNFCLEI, from the exons ATGGCGAAGATTGAGAAAAACGCTCCCACGATGGAAAAAAAGCCAGAACTGTTTAACATCATGGAAGTAGATGGAGTCCCTACGTTGATATTATCAAAAGAATGGTGGGAAAAAGTATGTAATTTCCAAGCCAAGCCTGATGATCTTATTCTGGCAACTTACCCAAAGTCAG gtACAACATGGATGCATGAAATTTTAGACATGATTCTAAATGATGGTGATGTGGAGAAATGCAAAAGAGCCCAGACTCTAGATAGACACGCTTTCCTTGAACTGAAATTTCCCCATAAAGAAAAACCAG ATTTGGAGTTCGTTCTTGAAATGTCCTCACCACAACTGATAAAAACACATCTCCCTTCACATCTGATTCCACCATCTATCTGGAAAGAAAACTGCAAG ATTGTCTATGTGGCCAGAAATCCCAAGGATTGCCTGGTGTCCTACTACCACTTTCACAGGATGGCTTCCTTTATGCCTGATCCTCAGAACTTAGAGGAATTTTATGAGAAATTCATGTCCGGAAAAG TTGTTGGCGGGTCCTGGTTTGACCATGTGAAAGGATGGTGGGCTGCAAAAGACATGCACCGGATCCTCTACCTCTTCTACGAGGATATTAAAAAA AATCCAAAACATGAGATCCACAAGGTGTTGGAATTCTTGGAGAAAACTTGGTCAGGTGATGTTATAAACAAGATTGTCCACCATACCTCATTTGATGTAATGAAGGATAATCCCATGGCCAACCATACTGCGGTACCTGCTCACATATTCAatcactccatctcaaaatttatGAGGAAAG GGATGCCTGGAGACTGGAAGAACCACTTTACTGTGGCTTTGAATGAGAACTTTGATAAGCATTATGAAAAGAAGATGGCAGGGTCCACACTGAACTTCTGCCTGGAGATCTGA